A stretch of Crossiella cryophila DNA encodes these proteins:
- a CDS encoding phage tail sheath family protein: protein MPVTPTYPGVYIEELPSRVRTVAAVSTSVTAFVGYTSRGPVNEAVTITSFADFERRFGGLAGASAVSYAVQQFFLNGGTVAVIVRVAKGAGHATAGIYSRADAGKKRVLTLRAREPGTWGNGLRVSVDHGTPTPDATFNLQLSHPSGQRESYADLSMDADHERYVAAVVNGSSRLVTLTVDNDPEPIQRPDPVGTNSAKFAGTVPDPSGELEVSVLGGSTVHKLTLLKSGDPKPANLIELALLLENKLRTLPDTPGDRTYGAATVTVRGHRLQVVAGTSDAGVVLKLEGSVGNNLGFGAGRNVTAYAFGGVDTEAQAPGRPGEDGALPGHTELIGNEGAKTGLYALRDVDDVGLLALPEAAALPGDTDLTRMVDVLGHATRLCRSKRMFLLVDAPAAWSSVDAVRANLHRLGSVRSDHAALYFPRLQLLDPLSGRLRAFPPSGAVAGVMARTDAERGVWKAPAGTETRLNSVQGLTVPMTDPENGLLNPLAVNCVRSFPVIGPVVWGARTLDGADATPSQWKYVPVRRTALMIEESLYRGTKWVVFEPNDERLWAQIRLNVGAFMHSLFERGAFQGTSARDAYFVKCDKDTTTQNDINSGVVNVLVGFAPLKPAEFVIIKIEQLAGQIEV, encoded by the coding sequence ATGCCCGTCACGCCGACCTATCCAGGCGTCTACATCGAGGAGCTGCCCAGCCGGGTCCGCACGGTCGCCGCGGTCTCGACCTCGGTGACCGCCTTTGTCGGCTACACCAGCCGCGGCCCGGTCAACGAGGCCGTCACGATCACCAGCTTCGCCGACTTCGAGCGTCGCTTCGGCGGCCTGGCCGGCGCCAGCGCGGTCAGCTACGCCGTACAGCAGTTCTTCCTCAACGGTGGCACCGTCGCCGTGATCGTCCGGGTCGCCAAGGGCGCCGGGCACGCCACCGCCGGCATCTACAGCCGGGCCGACGCCGGGAAGAAACGGGTGCTCACCTTACGTGCCCGCGAGCCCGGGACCTGGGGAAACGGGCTTCGAGTCAGTGTCGATCACGGTACTCCGACGCCGGATGCCACCTTCAACCTCCAGCTCAGCCACCCCAGTGGGCAGCGGGAGAGCTACGCCGACCTGTCCATGGACGCCGACCACGAACGGTACGTCGCCGCGGTGGTCAACGGCAGTTCCCGGCTGGTCACCCTCACCGTGGACAACGACCCCGAGCCCATCCAGCGGCCGGACCCGGTCGGCACCAACTCGGCCAAGTTCGCCGGCACCGTGCCCGACCCCTCCGGTGAGCTGGAGGTCTCCGTGCTCGGCGGGTCGACGGTGCACAAACTGACCCTGCTCAAATCCGGCGATCCCAAGCCCGCCAACCTGATCGAGCTGGCGTTGCTGCTGGAGAACAAGCTGCGCACGCTGCCGGACACCCCCGGCGATCGCACCTACGGCGCGGCCACCGTCACCGTGCGCGGGCACCGGCTGCAGGTCGTCGCGGGCACCTCCGACGCCGGGGTGGTGCTCAAGCTGGAGGGCTCGGTCGGCAACAACCTCGGCTTCGGCGCCGGCCGCAACGTCACCGCCTACGCCTTCGGCGGGGTGGACACCGAGGCCCAGGCCCCCGGCAGGCCCGGCGAGGACGGCGCGCTGCCCGGACACACCGAGCTGATCGGCAACGAGGGCGCCAAGACCGGGCTCTACGCGTTGCGCGATGTCGACGACGTCGGCCTGCTCGCACTGCCCGAGGCCGCCGCGCTGCCCGGCGACACCGACCTCACCAGGATGGTCGACGTGCTCGGCCACGCCACCAGGCTGTGCCGGTCCAAACGGATGTTCCTGCTGGTGGACGCCCCGGCCGCGTGGTCGAGCGTGGACGCGGTGCGGGCCAACCTGCACCGGCTCGGCTCGGTCCGCAGCGATCACGCCGCGCTCTACTTCCCCCGGCTGCAACTGCTCGACCCGCTCAGCGGCCGGCTGCGTGCCTTCCCGCCCTCGGGCGCGGTGGCAGGCGTGATGGCCCGCACCGACGCCGAACGCGGCGTGTGGAAGGCCCCCGCCGGCACCGAGACCAGGCTCAACTCGGTGCAGGGCCTCACCGTGCCGATGACCGATCCGGAGAACGGCCTGCTCAACCCATTGGCCGTGAACTGCGTCCGGTCCTTCCCGGTGATCGGCCCGGTGGTCTGGGGCGCGCGCACCCTCGACGGTGCGGACGCGACCCCATCGCAGTGGAAGTACGTGCCGGTCCGGCGTACCGCGCTGATGATCGAGGAAAGTCTGTATCGCGGCACGAAGTGGGTGGTTTTCGAACCCAACGACGAACGGCTCTGGGCGCAAATTCGACTGAATGTCGGCGCATTCATGCACTCGCTGTTCGAACGCGGCGCATTCCAGGGCACCTCGGCCAGGGACGCCTACTTCGTGAAATGTGACAAGGACACCACGACGCAGAACGACATCAACAGCGGCGTGGTGAATGTCCTGGTCGGCTTCGCCCCGTTGAAACCGGCGGAGTTCGTGATCATCAAGATCGAGCAGCTCGCCGGACAGATCGAGGTCTAG
- a CDS encoding helix-turn-helix domain-containing protein: MTTLANDQVQPDEGDVRTADAALARVTDYLASHPDGPNEIRLRVAEDGEELIVPRAAVELFARILAHMAAGQGVSVVPTNAELTTQQAADLLNVSRPYLIGLLDAGEIDYRKVGKHRRIRVTSLLGYLRRDDQRRREAADELTALTQEMGLT; the protein is encoded by the coding sequence ATGACGACACTGGCGAACGACCAGGTGCAACCGGACGAGGGCGACGTCCGGACCGCGGACGCCGCCCTGGCCAGGGTCACCGACTACCTGGCCAGTCATCCCGACGGCCCCAACGAGATCCGCCTGCGGGTGGCCGAGGACGGCGAGGAGCTGATCGTGCCGCGCGCCGCGGTCGAACTGTTCGCCCGGATCCTGGCGCACATGGCCGCGGGCCAGGGCGTCTCAGTGGTGCCCACCAACGCCGAACTGACCACCCAGCAGGCCGCCGACCTGCTGAACGTCTCCCGCCCGTACCTGATCGGCCTGCTCGACGCCGGCGAGATCGACTACCGCAAGGTGGGCAAACACCGCCGGATCCGGGTCACCTCGCTGCTGGGGTACCTGCGGCGTGACGACCAACGTCGACGCGAGGCGGCCGACGAGCTGACCGCGTTGACCCAGGAGATGGGTTTGACCTGA
- a CDS encoding PIN domain-containing protein: MSFVVVYDACVLYPSTLRDLLIRIARAGLVQAKWTNRILDEVFDSLRTHRPDLAPDALARTRKLMVCAVRDCLVTNYEPLEAGLELPDPDDRHVLAAAIKARAQVIVTNNLKDFPPGQVGQWDIEAKSADDFVLDQIDLDAKVVWNCVQQIADARRRPPERPEDTLLALERNGLIRSVAALHRA, translated from the coding sequence TTGTCCTTCGTCGTGGTCTACGACGCGTGTGTGCTCTACCCCAGCACACTGCGCGACCTGCTGATCCGCATCGCCCGCGCCGGCCTGGTGCAGGCGAAGTGGACCAACCGGATCCTGGACGAGGTCTTCGACAGCCTGCGCACGCACCGGCCCGACCTGGCCCCGGACGCGCTCGCCCGCACCCGCAAGCTCATGGTGTGCGCGGTCAGGGACTGCCTGGTGACCAACTACGAACCGCTCGAAGCCGGACTCGAACTCCCCGATCCCGACGACCGGCACGTGCTGGCCGCCGCGATCAAGGCCCGCGCGCAGGTGATCGTGACCAACAACCTCAAGGACTTCCCGCCGGGCCAGGTCGGGCAGTGGGACATAGAGGCGAAGTCCGCCGACGACTTCGTGCTGGACCAGATCGACCTCGACGCCAAGGTCGTGTGGAACTGCGTCCAGCAGATCGCCGACGCGCGCCGCCGCCCACCGGAACGCCCCGAGGACACCCTGCTCGCCCTGGAACGCAACGGCCTGATCCGCTCAGTAGCCGCCCTCCACCGCGCCTGA
- a CDS encoding response regulator has product MTKVLVVDDEPQIVRALRINLTARGYQVLTAHDGASALKAAAEGKPDVVVLDLGLPDIDGTEVISGLRGWTRVPILVLSARTDSTDKVEALDAGADDYVTKPFGMDELLARLRAAVRRASNSGEEEQPVVQTASFSVDLAAKKVLKDGAEVHLTPTEWGVLEVLVRGRGRLVAQRQLLQEVWGPNYATETHYLRVYLAQLRRKLEPEPAHPRHLLTEPGMGYRFEP; this is encoded by the coding sequence ATGACCAAGGTCCTGGTCGTCGACGACGAACCGCAGATCGTGCGGGCGTTGCGGATCAACCTGACCGCCCGTGGCTACCAGGTGCTGACCGCACACGACGGCGCCTCCGCGCTGAAGGCCGCGGCCGAGGGCAAACCCGACGTGGTGGTCCTGGACCTCGGCCTGCCCGACATCGACGGCACCGAGGTCATCTCCGGCCTCCGCGGCTGGACCAGGGTCCCCATCCTGGTCCTCTCCGCCCGCACCGACTCCACCGACAAGGTCGAGGCCCTGGACGCCGGCGCCGACGACTACGTCACCAAGCCCTTCGGCATGGACGAACTCCTGGCCCGGCTGCGCGCCGCGGTCCGCCGCGCGAGCAACTCCGGCGAGGAGGAACAGCCGGTCGTGCAGACCGCCTCGTTCTCGGTGGACCTGGCGGCGAAGAAGGTGCTCAAGGACGGGGCGGAGGTGCACCTGACGCCGACGGAGTGGGGGGTGCTGGAGGTCCTGGTGCGGGGGCGGGGACGGTTGGTGGCGCAGCGGCAGTTGTTGCAGGAGGTGTGGGGGCCGAACTACGCGACGGAGACGCACTACCTGCGGGTGTACCTGGCGCAGTTGCGGCGCAAGCTGGAACCGGAGCCCGCGCACCCGCGGCATCTGTTGACGGAGCCGGGGATGGGGTACCGCTTCGAGCCCTGA
- a CDS encoding DUF4118 domain-containing protein, with protein sequence MPRIRLVQVQTEDVSEHYGKRRRRGELRIYLGAAPGVGKTYDMLCEAHRRVERGTDVVVGYIETHGREKTAELVRGLEVLPRKEMSHRGVELTELDIDGLLARAPEVAVVDELAHTNVPGSRNTKRWEDIEELLDAGIDVLSTVNVQHLESLNDVVQRITGVPQRETVPDEVVRRAEQVELVDVTPEALRRRMAHGNIYPAHKIDAALGNYFRPGNLTALRELALLWVADQVDVALQRYRAEHEITDTWETRERVVVAVTGGPESETLIRRASRIANRAGAELLALHILRSDGLAGAPAQAVARCRKLADDVGATFHTVVGDDVPTALLDFARGVNATQLVLGTSRRSWLARAFDEGVGSRTVQDSGPIDVHMVTHDHAGGVLRRHHGPARGVLSPWRKTFGWFAAVLLPASVTAIGLLAEETLSISTDVVGYFLAVVVVALIGGLGPAVLTAVLSGLLLNFFFSPPLYTLDIANEENVITIIAMVLVAVLVALVVDRAGRRAEQAAKARTEAALLASYARTVLTHREPLQRLLEKITENFGLSSAAMLEEREDDEWYVVAAVGPDPATDPDQADVDVVISSEVHLALKGRALPAADRGLLEAVAGQALLALRQQRLTVKTAAAEQKAATTELRTALLSAVGHDLRTPLTSIKAAVSSLRDPELRLSEVDTADLLATVEESADRLVGLVDNLLDSSRLATGAVQPQLRAVGYYEVVARALRSVDDPSKVEVDVDESLVPVCADVGLLERVIANVVDNALRHGRKPGRDGFVVAVRASAHAERVELRIVDQGAGLPKGAAATVFQPFQRLNDRDTRGVGLGLSVAKGFTEAMGGSIHAEDTPGGGLTVVISLPAYRMAEEESAG encoded by the coding sequence ATGCCCAGGATCAGGCTGGTCCAGGTGCAGACTGAGGACGTGAGCGAGCACTACGGCAAGCGGCGGCGCCGAGGTGAGTTGCGCATCTACCTCGGCGCCGCGCCGGGCGTCGGCAAGACCTACGACATGTTGTGCGAGGCGCACCGGCGGGTGGAGCGTGGCACGGATGTGGTGGTCGGCTACATCGAGACGCACGGCCGGGAGAAGACCGCGGAACTCGTGCGCGGGCTGGAGGTGTTGCCACGCAAGGAGATGAGCCATCGTGGGGTCGAGCTGACCGAGCTGGACATCGACGGGCTGCTGGCGCGCGCGCCCGAGGTGGCGGTGGTGGACGAGCTGGCGCACACCAACGTGCCCGGCTCGCGCAACACCAAGCGCTGGGAGGACATCGAGGAACTCCTGGACGCCGGGATCGATGTGCTCTCCACGGTGAACGTGCAGCACCTGGAGAGCCTCAACGACGTGGTGCAGCGGATCACCGGGGTGCCGCAGCGGGAGACCGTGCCGGATGAGGTGGTGCGGCGGGCCGAACAGGTCGAGCTGGTCGACGTCACCCCGGAGGCACTGCGGCGGCGGATGGCGCACGGCAACATCTACCCAGCGCACAAGATCGACGCGGCGCTGGGCAACTACTTCCGGCCGGGCAACCTGACCGCGTTGCGCGAGCTGGCGCTGTTGTGGGTGGCCGATCAGGTCGACGTGGCGTTGCAGCGTTACCGGGCCGAGCACGAGATCACCGACACCTGGGAGACCAGGGAACGGGTGGTGGTCGCGGTGACCGGCGGACCGGAGAGCGAGACGCTGATCCGCCGGGCCAGCCGGATCGCCAACCGGGCTGGCGCGGAACTGCTGGCACTGCACATCCTGCGCAGTGACGGGCTGGCCGGCGCGCCCGCGCAGGCGGTGGCGCGCTGCCGCAAGCTCGCCGACGACGTGGGCGCGACCTTCCACACCGTGGTCGGCGACGACGTGCCGACCGCGTTGCTGGACTTCGCCCGCGGCGTCAACGCGACCCAGCTGGTGCTGGGCACCTCCCGGCGCAGCTGGCTGGCCCGCGCCTTCGACGAGGGCGTCGGCTCGCGCACCGTGCAGGACTCCGGGCCGATCGACGTGCACATGGTCACCCACGACCACGCGGGCGGTGTGCTGCGGCGGCACCACGGGCCAGCGCGGGGCGTGCTGAGCCCGTGGCGCAAGACCTTCGGCTGGTTCGCCGCGGTGCTGCTGCCCGCCTCGGTCACCGCGATCGGGCTGCTGGCCGAGGAGACGCTGAGCATCTCCACCGACGTGGTCGGCTACTTCCTCGCGGTGGTGGTGGTCGCGCTGATCGGCGGCCTCGGCCCGGCGGTGCTGACCGCGGTGCTCAGCGGGTTGCTGCTGAACTTCTTCTTCAGCCCGCCGCTGTACACCCTGGACATCGCCAACGAGGAGAACGTGATCACCATCATCGCGATGGTGCTGGTCGCGGTGCTGGTGGCGCTGGTGGTGGACCGGGCTGGGCGGCGGGCCGAACAGGCGGCCAAGGCGCGGACCGAGGCGGCGCTGCTGGCTTCCTACGCGCGCACCGTGCTGACCCATCGCGAGCCACTGCAACGGTTGCTGGAGAAGATCACCGAGAACTTCGGGCTCAGCTCCGCGGCCATGCTGGAGGAGCGCGAGGACGACGAGTGGTACGTGGTCGCCGCGGTCGGTCCCGATCCGGCCACCGATCCGGACCAGGCCGATGTGGACGTGGTGATCAGCAGTGAGGTGCACCTGGCGCTCAAGGGCCGGGCGCTGCCCGCGGCGGACCGGGGGCTGCTGGAGGCGGTGGCCGGGCAGGCGTTGCTGGCGTTGCGGCAGCAGCGGCTGACGGTGAAGACCGCGGCCGCCGAGCAGAAGGCGGCCACCACCGAGTTGCGCACCGCGCTGCTGTCCGCGGTGGGCCACGACCTGCGCACCCCGCTGACCTCGATCAAGGCCGCGGTGAGCAGCCTGCGTGACCCCGAACTCCGTCTGTCCGAAGTGGACACCGCGGATCTGCTGGCCACGGTGGAGGAATCGGCGGACCGGCTGGTCGGGCTGGTGGACAACCTGCTCGACTCCTCCCGGCTGGCCACCGGCGCGGTGCAGCCGCAGCTGCGCGCGGTGGGCTACTACGAGGTGGTGGCCAGGGCGCTGCGCAGTGTGGACGACCCGTCGAAGGTCGAGGTCGACGTGGACGAGAGCCTGGTCCCGGTGTGCGCCGACGTCGGCCTGCTGGAGCGGGTGATCGCGAACGTGGTGGACAACGCGCTGCGGCACGGCCGAAAACCGGGCCGGGACGGGTTCGTGGTCGCGGTGCGGGCCAGCGCGCACGCCGAACGGGTCGAGCTGCGCATCGTCGACCAGGGCGCCGGCCTGCCCAAGGGCGCCGCCGCCACCGTGTTCCAGCCCTTCCAGCGTTTGAACGATCGCGACACCCGGGGCGTGGGCCTGGGGTTGAGCGTGGCGAAGGGATTCACCGAGGCGATGGGTGGCAGCATCCACGCCGAGGACACCCCCGGGGGCGGGCTCACCGTGGTGATCTCGCTGCCCGCGTACCGGATGGCCGAAGAGGAGAGCGCCGGATGA